The genome window ATTAAGTACACGCGGTCGATTGGGTTAATTAATTAGGTCATCTTAATTAACGGAAGGATTTGGGCGTTTTCGTCTTTCCACCGTTCGCGTGGGATCCTCGACGACGGCTGACGCAATCGCCACGGTTCTCGGGGGACCACGTGGCCGGTGGGAGAGCCCGGCCCGTCTCCCCGTCTCTGGAAAGTTGGGGAGCGTTGGACGGCGGACCCCACTTGATCCGAGAGCGGGACCAGTACGGACGGCCTCGATCTCCTCCGTCAGAACCCCATCGCGCGCACTCCACCACCACTCGGCCTCACCCCATAGGGCCGGGGACGACTCCACTTCGTGGGCTCCGGTGCAACCACTTATAACCTGTGGGGTATGCGGCTGGGTGCATTTCGATGCGACCTTTGTGTCGACAACAGGCGGGAGGGCCCCACTAAAACCCTGCGTTGCTTGAGCGTTCCCCTTCGGCGGTCCAACAACTCCCGCAACGTGGCCTTTTTATGTGGGACCAGCGCATAAAATAGTATGCGGAGAAACCAAACGATTCATACACCCTCGCCATTCTTCCTACTCTAGTCAAATATTAAACTCGTGGACAGCCAGCCAGATGAACAAGAGAGGTTTATTGTCTGTACACCCTTGTTGTATCCTACTTGACTTAACGGGAGAACGACGGTATACTAATCCCACATGACATCATGGGTGAATTAGACTGCTGGTTAGATCCATTGCACAGACGATGGAAAGCAAGCAGAGATTTTGTTGACTGTTCTTTGTTTATAGTTTGTAGATAGAGTTCTTGTTGTTGTCTGTTGCCTAAAGTTTCCTAGTGATCTTCTGGTGTAGTTGTGCAAGAAGGCTGCACCTTTTAGAAATGGATATCAAGGAGTAGAAAGGGAAGGATCCTTTCCTTGATTTCTTTTAGAACAAACGAAAGAGAGAGTGCGCGTGTGTATGTATATTTTGAACATGAACAAGAAGACCCTGTGCATCTTCAGAATGAAATGGAGGTTAAAGCTTGCCAAGATATGGTTTCAGAGTGCAGAGTTTAATGGTTTTAGAGTAACAACACTTGTGATGCTGGCATGTAGCAGCCAACATGTATGTTTACATGAATCTCCAGACACAAAATGCTTTTGGTGCTACAGCTGATGCTTGCTACAGTCAATCTAAAGCATTTATATTCAGGATAAAACAAGGATTGAACAAGCGTCTTTGTAGCTAACGTATCTTCCAGGTTCAGATAACTCGTACCTGCTCTGGTGCACtaaacctagctactattcttaAAACAGATACATAACGATGAAAGGCTTCTTATGTCGTTAAACTTGATGAACTACGAACTCACATCTATCAGCCATAGACCTCTAGATATATTTCCCATGCATCATGTCTTTTTCTACAGTAATAATAATCTTAGTCAAAATTGTTATACATCTTAACGTTGAAAGAAGCATAGTATACGCGTCCCTTGTTGCTTGCAAACACAAGAAAACTATAAGCATTAAAACACAAGGCTATTGACAACCACCTACTTGAGATTTAAGTAGATATTTTGCTTGGCGACTTTCTTCTTAACAGTAACATCAGAAGGCTATTGAAAACACGAGAGGAGGAGCGATCAGGTGCAACTGGAGATTAACTACTTCACTGTCCTTTTTTCTGGATACCGACTGATACGTAACATATCGGAGGAAGAAGTCTGACAACAACATCATGTCTTCAACGCCTTTTTATTAATAAATCGTTTTCACTGTCAACTTCAAAGAAGTTGGACTATTCTAATTGTGCGAGGGAAATAGGAACAGGAAGCCTTGTGTCACATTCCGCTTGGCCGACAGACAATACTTTTTGTTCATGTCCACGAAGATAATTGGATTAGGTATGTTCCGCAAAGCATGTTAATTCGTGGGGACTTGGATATGGAGATTAATGGGAACGATGCTCCGCCACCCACTCCCCTCGATGGGGCAGAACCTTACTTGAAAGTGATTGCGTGAATCAGTGAAGGGATGCCATGGCTTCGGTACGTACTGTAAGCATTAAGAGAGTCTCACAGACCACCACAGGTGCTTGTTGTGACTATTCAATCATTCATTCAAGATCAGACTCTCCATTTGGTCAACTCTTACAATGTTTTAGAACGAACACCTTTTACTTCTCGCATTTTATCGGTCAACGTTTACGTCCAACGTTCCCGTGTTGTAGTACTCGGTACAAAAATGCCAAGCGTGGAGGGAAAAACTTGCGAAGAGCAACTTTATACTTGCCATATATAAACCTTGCggtgaaattatatatcaaagcaAGTTTTCAAGGTGTCAATCATGCACCCTCGCAATTCTATTACAAGTCTGTTTGGTCGGGCGTAGGTAATCTGCATGCAATTTGGAGTTGCGATTTAGGTGTTCACTCGCTGTTAGACCCCAAAACAATATAATATAAGGAGCTCCCTCAGAGTCGGTCAACCATATCATTAGGGTGGCCCCTCTTAAGGTGCCACGTAAATTTGCTAATCTTAAAGAAGATGATGACACATCGATGTGCTAAGAAAAAGAGGAATTAGATAAGAAAAAGAATGCAATTCCTCTATCGGCCTTCTAAAATAGAGATTAATGCTAACCAGTGTCTAAGGTCCAAGAACTCGTAGCGATTGCACTGTTTCCTCTGTTTTCCTTCTCAAAATAAATAGACCCATTAAAGATTTCGATTTCATCCCAAAAGACGGAAGGTGGCCGCATGCTGCATCGCACGTGGCAGCATCTTATAGGCCGCCTGCACGTATGTCATGCAGAACTACGCATGACGGCTTACGTGGTGACACGACAGGATGACGGCACCTCACCAAATTACACTCCGCGAACCCCGTATATTACGAAGTTGCCCCTTCCTCGAAGGGTGACTCGCGGATCCCATCCGCCGGAACGTCGGTTGATCAAATGCCGTCCATTAGGGGTGGGCACCACACCACCCGCCGCCACGGGTACGTCATACCTAACCCGTCGAATTAGGATGTTGATGATTAGCATTAAATTAGGAATAAAAAAGGAAACTTCCGCTGACGGATTCCAAGCCTGTCAAGGATGGAACTGTTCGTCATTACGtgtttgactctctctctctctttctctctctctctctctccaaatctGACATTTATCCTGACATGTATACCGACAGTACTATCCTCTACAATGCAAGAAATCACTTAAGACATatgtttaattatttatttgttgtATCTCTTATTTTCAGAATTTTCTACGTCAAAATTTTACCCTTTTAACCCAATTATTTGTTGCAAGAGATATGTGACAATTTGGTGCTAGCGACGGCAGGCCACGAGGATGAAATATAAAGGAGGAGGATGAAGATAAAGAGATGCAGACATGAAAATGTTACCTGTTCCATGTGATTTTGGTTTTTTCGTTGAGGCCGAAAGAGAAAGAAGACAGAATTGAGGATGAACAGCAGCATGTTGAGGGGATCGACCATTGTgccaaccaaaaactcaaatgatATATTCAGCATGTTACCATTTCAAGGATCAACTAGAAGGCGATACCATTCTCTCTGAATGAACAGGGTGGTGACGAGACCAACCAGTCTGAAGAGAATTTGCAACCTTATCCTTGGAGATAGTTGATCGGATAAAACATAAACCGGCAAATTTAGCAGAAAACAATGACAACAATTCTACTTATGTCCCCAAATACTCCATCAGGTCATCATCTTGCAATATGTCACCAAGGTCAGGGATCAGATCTGTGCTGCCGATCCTGATAAAATCTAGTGGCAGTGCGCCAAAGGAATTGTCAACTAGCTTATCTGGTTCACCGTAGAATGGTTCATCTAGGAATAGATGCATCTCGCCGGTGACTGTATGCGAACTTGCATTAGGTGCCATCACATTTTCATAAAGATTGTTCTCTACGGAAATAATGCTTCTGTCAGACCTTATTCCATGATTAGTAATCGACATGGGGCGCTGCTGCTTATCTTGCAAGATGCCAAAGCCTCCTGATGAGCTATATAATCCATCGTTGGCTCCCGTATCATATGTGGTAGCATTCTGCGGTTCACTATTCCCAAGTCCTGGATATGGTAATGGTTGGCCACCGATATATATGTTTTCTGAAGCAACATTAACACAAGGGAAGCTTGCCAAGTTGCTAATCCCAGGTTGTGGTACCAGATATTGGCTTCCAGAATCTCTCTCTTGATGTGTTGAGTTGGGGTTCATACAAGGCTCGCGGTTGACACTTGGCCTATGATGAGCCAACGTTGTCAGAGCGGCACCATTCATATCTGTAGTAGCATTTCTTGTTTCCTCTGGCATTGGCTCACTCTGAGTGGCAACCATTTGCTTGTCAACAGATACAGCACTTCCACGTGGTCTTTTTCTCTTTGGCTGTTGGCTCGTTTTATCCTTGCTTAAACCAAGTTGATTGGAATTTTCAGCTAAGCGATCTTCCCACGAAGTAGGTGTTATATTCCCTGCACAAGCTTGTGTTTCAACCTGCAGATTTATCCCATCATCTTTGGATGAAATAGATCCCGAAACATCTTCAAGGACATCAACATCATATTCATTGCTACTGCTGTTTGGCTCCTCCCTATCCCGCCCGTGACCACTATTCTCAATTACATGAGACATCCCATTATCACAGCAGAGTTGATTGACAGTCATTTCTTCTCTAGACAGAACTCCCAACCAGATGGAGCTCTCTTTAGCGCTCATCTTATCCTGCAAGCATTTTGACTTCCGTACATGGGTTTTGATCTTTTCAATATCAGGAGACATATGCTTGATTACAGCTGTTAGTACCCCAACCTTCCACACCTTCTTTAGATCATGCGGCTTCTTATATGGGGGTCCTTGACCCTTTGGCAAGCCCAAAGATATCCACCATTCTTCATTACCAGAGGGCCACCAAGGTGGTGAGATGCCCTTCTCCAATGGGTATTTACGCTGTGGTGGATCACAGTGTTGCATCAATGATGATAGAAGAGATCCCAGCGTAGCATCTTGGAGATCCATAAGACTATGATGATGTTTGCTCCTGCTGTTCTGTGCATTCTGGGCAGCAAAATTCTCTACCTCGTATTTGGCTATGGCAGCAGGTCCATTCTTGTCAAACCTCACTTTCTCCTTCCACCAGGCTCTTATATTGTCTGAAGCACCACTTACTGGCTTTCCCTTTTCAGGAATGATTCCATAAACAAACCCACGAACATTACACACCTCCATTAGCTTCAACATATACTTAAGGATCCCATCTTGTGCTCTGGACATCTTTTTCCTACGAGCTTGGTCAGATGTATGCTTTGGCTTAGACCTCTCCGAAGCTGCACGTTCGGCGGCAAACTTTTCCCGTTCCTTGATTCTTTTAAGCTTAATTCTATCTTTCCACATTCTTCTCTCCAACTCCTCTGATTCGATTTCTTCATCGCTGACATCATTATCGTCGAGATTGTTATGCTTGACACCATCCACCTCGAAATTTGAAGCATCCCTGCTTAATTCCTGAGCTATTATATCAAGATGATCCATGATACAGGTGACCACTAGCCAACAAGCCTTGATTCACTCCACTCACAAACCTTCTTCCCCCCTGCTCATACGAGGCAGATTCAAAACCTATCAAGGGTTTATCCCaccaaaaggaagaaaacaaaataaacttCTGAAGAAGAAATCAATAGTTCAGCAGAATCAGAGTTTGTCATGCAACATAACTCCAGAATCCAATTCTAAGCTAATTCCAATACAAGCTAGCTACATGAACTCAGAACAAGGGACAAAATGAGCCTAAGCTGCACATGAGAGGAAAACAAGTACCAAGACAGGGAAAATTCATGAGATGAAAAGTCCTGAGATCAATCAACACTCTAGTACCATTTCAGAGGATCTCCTCTGACTCTAATCTCTGTAAACAGCTTCTTTACAAACGCACCGACATCAAAGAAGAACTTAACATATTAAAAAATGCCCTCTTTCTCAATCATTCCAGTACTCATGTCTTAACGAACCAACATTACATCTCAATTACCATTAGACTCAAAAAGTTAAACAAGCCGGATTCGATCAACCACAAAAATTAGAAAATCGCGTGCAAAATCAAGCTTTTCCATTTCTCTCCACCAAAGAAAACCAAAGAACCTTAGGCTATACTTCCTCCATGATCAAAGAAAACAAAACCCTCGATTCAAATAAGAGGCAAAAGCAATGAAAGACGTTTTCTCTTTCCTGATCGGATCAGAAGAACTCCATCTTTTTACTAGAaaataatgattaaaataatCAATAATAAGAGGCATTTCACCGTGGACATCCGATCAGAAACCGACCTAGATGCAGAAGGATTCAAGCAAAGGGATAGCCGGAAAGGACCGAGCGATTACCGGACTGGGAGTCGGAGAGGCGACGCGTAAGGATTTATTTCCACAGGAGGTGAAGACGCCGCCGCTCGTCGGAGGCTCCCGTTTCCGACTTGTTCTTCTTAGCCAGGCGACGCGAGAGACCGACACCGGGGATTTGGTCGCGCGGCGGTGACGGCGGAGGGATCAAGTTGGATTTTGACCGAAACCGGAATCGAGCGGGCGCGCGGACCCTCTACCGCTTTATTCCCAGCCCACGATCGTCATGTTCCACGAGCCCAAAGACTCGACCGCCGAATGGGGAACGCATCCCCAGCAACACACGCGTCCCACATGCTGCGGGGCCCGCTTCACCGCCCAATGATATGGTCTACCACGAACGCCCTATTAACCGTGCAAtgatagccgatatctttactacTTCCAAATGTGACAAGCCAAGCAGCAGAGGCTGCTGCGTATCCATCCATCGATCGATTGGCTTCTTCCCGTCGCTCTCGAGTACATGCAGAGGACCAGCAATGCGGGCAGATGAGATCAGATTCATCGC of Musa acuminata AAA Group cultivar baxijiao chromosome BXJ2-3, Cavendish_Baxijiao_AAA, whole genome shotgun sequence contains these proteins:
- the LOC135607236 gene encoding ETHYLENE INSENSITIVE 3-like 3 protein, coding for MDHLDIIAQELSRDASNFEVDGVKHNNLDDNDVSDEEIESEELERRMWKDRIKLKRIKEREKFAAERAASERSKPKHTSDQARRKKMSRAQDGILKYMLKLMEVCNVRGFVYGIIPEKGKPVSGASDNIRAWWKEKVRFDKNGPAAIAKYEVENFAAQNAQNSRSKHHHSLMDLQDATLGSLLSSLMQHCDPPQRKYPLEKGISPPWWPSGNEEWWISLGLPKGQGPPYKKPHDLKKVWKVGVLTAVIKHMSPDIEKIKTHVRKSKCLQDKMSAKESSIWLGVLSREEMTVNQLCCDNGMSHVIENSGHGRDREEPNSSSNEYDVDVLEDVSGSISSKDDGINLQVETQACAGNITPTSWEDRLAENSNQLGLSKDKTSQQPKRKRPRGSAVSVDKQMVATQSEPMPEETRNATTDMNGAALTTLAHHRPSVNREPCMNPNSTHQERDSGSQYLVPQPGISNLASFPCVNVASENIYIGGQPLPYPGLGNSEPQNATTYDTGANDGLYSSSGGFGILQDKQQRPMSITNHGIRSDRSIISVENNLYENVMAPNASSHTVTGEMHLFLDEPFYGEPDKLVDNSFGALPLDFIRIGSTDLIPDLGDILQDDDLMEYLGT